agattattattatattgttagaactttgaaatttttaattatttaagagaCTTTTCGCAAATAATTCTCAGGTAATATTCTCTTAAGATTTTATTGTTTGACTTGAATAAGATTTCAgctgttaaaaatatatataattaagattaacccttttttattttattttagcagAAGAGGACATTCCACAGTGGCCAAAGGGAACCAAATGCTGAACTtgcaatgaaaaagaaataaagaatataaatttttagaCTATGATTCTAAGGTGATGCGTGGTGACGTGAGTACCGTTAAAATGTAGAACAGAATATTGCAGTGTAAGGAAGTTGAGTATTGAATTGAATCGAAGTCCTTTTATTCAGACATTTTTCGACTAAAAGAAGACAACATCGTGTTTGGTCGCAATCTTAGCACTGCACTCGACCAACCATAACCCCAAtatctatgtatatatatgctcagtatattatatcaataattCAATATGAGTTGAAGTGCTACATTACCTAAAGAGAATTGAATATGATAGATCATATACAAGTAGAAAGACTCGTAAACATACcgttttaagattttttttgtgtatCAACATTGTAATGATATGATTAGCATAtaatttcttcaattaaaattagaatttagaCAAGCATAGGCCTAGCTTGTAGGATAACCTATGCCGAAGTGGCATTGTAACAACAGTCGGTGTAATGCTCTGCTTAAATCCTTGTGCATGATGCCAGAAATCTGAATTGGAAAAATATTGTATCTCTCCAAAAGCAAGAACAAAAGTCACAGATAACAGTACTGCTACAAAcggatgaaattttttttcaaggtAAATTGGATGTGCCTGCAAAATTGAAACAGCAGGAGAGGAAACACGAAAATGAAGGATCCACCAACAATCATTAGTTATAACATCAACTACTCAAAAGCAATGTTAACATAATTTATTGGTTCTATGACATCTGTTATACACTGGCTTTTTTAGCTCTTTTCTCTTTTGAGATCATCATTATCGTTGAACGAGGGGACTAAAGGTGCCATCAGTTTCAACTTGACTACACTATAAAAACTTGTTCAATGTATTGAGCacatatttataattctttGGGAACATCAAGATTTGTCAGGATTTTTACATATTACTTATAGGTTTATTCTAAAACTGATCTAAAAACTTAGAACAGAGATTTCTCAGTTTCTTCACCCTAAGTTCTCACTTCATTAGCATTGTATTTTTGTAAGAGTTGTACAGAGAAATATGATGACCTTGACTTACTTAAACAAGAaatgattttgaataaaaattacaatcttctttaaataattacccTTATATAATTTACAAGCAGTGTGGGTGTAACACTTTTGAATACCAAactgaagtgaaaaatgaaataccCAGAATTCTCCAGTGGGGTTAGAAGCCTAAATTTAAGGTACCATAATATATGTATGTAGAATTTTTCTTGCATATAATACTCTTCTCGATTAGAGCCTTAACCAACCAGTTTGGATATTGACACTAACAATTCTAAAGTAAATACTCctttatttatcaaaaataaagaCAATGTGAAATCAATACCATGAAACTACTTTTTACACGGTATTCAAGCATACATTGTTCAGTATGCCTTCTCACCAACTTATTATTACCTGGTAGTAATTAATCTACAAACCTATAACTGAATGACAAAATTTGCAAAATTTGAAGGGGAATGTAGTCCTTTTAAATGGTATAATTACACGCCTCAAACAAAACACAGCTGTGAGACTTCATTTTATAAGTAAACAGACCTGCCCTCATCTCAGGGACTATTTCACCACTGGCTGAGAAAAAGCTGGGAAATGGAAGAGCTGTGTCAACTAAGCGGTACCATAACATCCCTTCTGGAGGCAAGGGTAAAACTGTAGTTTCTGGGTGATCAGCTGCATTGAAAGCAATAAATAGATCCCCAGATATATCAGAAGATACAGAGCTCTCTGGGAAGTTTTCTACTTCAGCCTTCAAAGTCATGGCCAGAAACTTGCATGATGGATCTTCCCATCTTGGTGGAGCCCCATCACTTCCATACCATtctatgttttcttcttttaagaAGCTCCTTCTCTGAAGAAGATCACTCCTCCTCTTTCTCAGTGAACtcataaagaaaatgaattgtgAGATTTGTTTACCAAAGCCTGTTGTCAAAGTACTCCAAGTGATTGGCTTTATGTCATCATGTGCAAGAGAACCACCATAGGAGTGGGCACATTCATCTCCCATGTTCAGAACAGGTACTCCTAATGACACAAACAAGACAAAGAGGAAATTACGGATTTGTTTGAGTCGTGTTTCAAGGACACTGCTGTTTTTAGTGGCTCCTTCTTCTCCACAATTCCAACTTAATTCATCATCACTGTTTAAGCTAACCAAGTCTACAAGAGAAAATCCTAAATTCTTGGCAATGTAATTAAAAGAGAATGTTGGGCCTCGTCCGTCAGAAAATATGTCTCCACTCCCACAAAGTCTTGTTGCAAGGTCGCTAAGAAGACTTTCACCCCTTAAAAAGTTCCTCACATCATTACAAAATTTTGCATTCATTTCAGCCCATCTCATCCAATGAGGAAAGTGAATTTCCTTCGCTACCATGTCATGAGGATCCCAGCAATCTGCAATGATTTTAGTCTTGGAGAGCACTGGGTCAAAAGCAATTGCTTCAACTAATGGAGGTCTAGACAAATACTCCCCATGAAATCCCTTCAGCAGGTGTGAAGCATTTATGAAAGAGAAGCCATCAATGTGAAACTCAGTCACCCAATGCCGCAGACTATCCAGAATCAAATTGTGCACTATAGGATAGTTACAGTTCAAAGCACTCCGCATCTTCAAATCACCAACTCCATTTGCTAAATAGTAGGATGAGTCATCAATTCCTTGTAGGGCACCAACCTGAGCAGTATTTGAGAAAACTACTTCCATAAGAACTTCTATCCCATTGGCATGCATAATTTTAACCATCTCTTTCATAGAGGCCATGGTAGATTCAGGACCACCAGATGGTCCATAAATGTGCATCAGGGAGAAAAAATGGCAAGGAAAAAATGgtccttttttttcattaaatgtgAAAACCGGTTCCAGCAGAACAGCATTCACACCTAGATCTTTAAAATGCTGAACCTTCTCAGCCAAACCAGTAAAGGTTCCAGCTGAACCACGTGGAAGTTGGCTTGACTCATGCTGTGTGAAGCGCTTGACATTCAACCTGTAAACCACTAGTTCCTCCATGGACAAATCTGGGTGAAAATCGCCACCCCAGTCAAAAGCAGGTTCCTTTCTCAACCATCCAAGATTCTGCACTAGTCCAAGACCACCAGGACAAGAATTAGCGACAATCTTAGCATACGGGTCCAAAACAACATGTTCAGCAGAACTATCACCTCTGTTCTGCTTGTGAACACCCCCTCTGCAGCGAAAACCATAGCTCACAAAACTCTCGACACTCTCAAACGAGACATGCCACATATCACCTGACCTATTCACATAGGGATCCAAATCAACCTCCAAAGCAGGCTTCTCCACACCCTTCTCATCATACAAGCACAAAACCACACTCTCAGCATGTCTCGAGAAAATAGCAAAATTCACAGAGCCATCAGGAGAATAAGAGAGCCCCAAAGGACTCGGGTAACCCGGAAGTAACCCAACCGGCACGCAAAAATTCGTTCTCCTATGGCTTCTAATCTCCAACCCTGCATCCAAAGATGACATCAAGAAAAACGACAAGTACAAAGGAACATATTTGGCATCAAATTCCAACTCAACTCCAAACTTGCCAACAGAAGTTTGCACCAAAGGACTAACATTCATCCGCTTTGCCGCAATCCCACTCAACCCAGTCGAATCCATATCCACAAAACAAGATGCATCACCTCTATACACACCCCAACACAACACCAATGTTTCACTTTCACCACAATGA
The sequence above is drawn from the Vigna radiata var. radiata cultivar VC1973A chromosome 3, Vradiata_ver6, whole genome shotgun sequence genome and encodes:
- the LOC106757937 gene encoding isoamylase 2, chloroplastic; protein product: MRNNLTVISISPTSCNAQLTTTEFPSSDSTMASFMSLFSLSLTPFNQHKFEAKSFCFHKPLIQSKHHQLGSQNLFYPFFRNPSSKLCATSRLSIEETEQQVGTLTRPEDLKGALSYLFRTETGGGLVKVYVTKKKDRYFVYVEISSLDVNHCGESETLVLCWGVYRGDASCFVDMDSTGLSGIAAKRMNVSPLVQTSVGKFGVELEFDAKYVPLYLSFFLMSSLDAGLEIRSHRRTNFCVPVGLLPGYPSPLGLSYSPDGSVNFAIFSRHAESVVLCLYDEKGVEKPALEVDLDPYVNRSGDMWHVSFESVESFVSYGFRCRGGVHKQNRGDSSAEHVVLDPYAKIVANSCPGGLGLVQNLGWLRKEPAFDWGGDFHPDLSMEELVVYRLNVKRFTQHESSQLPRGSAGTFTGLAEKVQHFKDLGVNAVLLEPVFTFNEKKGPFFPCHFFSLMHIYGPSGGPESTMASMKEMVKIMHANGIEVLMEVVFSNTAQVGALQGIDDSSYYLANGVGDLKMRSALNCNYPIVHNLILDSLRHWVTEFHIDGFSFINASHLLKGFHGEYLSRPPLVEAIAFDPVLSKTKIIADCWDPHDMVAKEIHFPHWMRWAEMNAKFCNDVRNFLRGESLLSDLATRLCGSGDIFSDGRGPTFSFNYIAKNLGFSLVDLVSLNSDDELSWNCGEEGATKNSSVLETRLKQIRNFLFVLFVSLGVPVLNMGDECAHSYGGSLAHDDIKPITWSTLTTGFGKQISQFIFFMSSLRKRRSDLLQRRSFLKEENIEWYGSDGAPPRWEDPSCKFLAMTLKAEVENFPESSVSSDISGDLFIAFNAADHPETTVLPLPPEGMLWYRLVDTALPFPSFFSASGEIVPEMRAGLFTYKMKSHSCVLFEACNYTI